CAAAAGGAGGGCTATGGCATCGTCGTGTCCCGGGTCACAATCGATGATCACGGGTTTACGCACGGGCATCATCCTTTCCGGCCCAGGCGGGCCAGGCGCACCATTTGTTGGCGGGCGTAGATGGCCAGGCCGAGGACGGTGGCCAAATAGGGCGTCATCTGGACGAACTCCGAAGGGACGCGCAGGGACTGCAGGTAGTTTGAAAAGGCCTCCACAAAGCCAAAGAAGAGGGAGGCCAGGAAGGCACCGCCGGGGGTGCGACCGCCCAGGGCGGCGGCGGCCAGCCCGATGAACCCCCGCCCCGCGGTCATGTCCCGGGCGAACCAGGATACGTACCCCATCGAAAGGTGGGCGCCGCCCAGGGCGGCCAAGAGCCCGCTCACACCCAGGGCGATGAACTGGATGCGGCGGACATCGAGCCCCACCGATTCGGCAGCGTGGGGATTCTCTCCCACCGCCCGCACGCGCAGGCCCAGCGGGGTACGGTACAGGAAGTACCACAGCAGCAGGACGGACAAGAGGGAGGCGTAAACCAGGACGTGCTGGTCGGAAAAGATGGGTCCGAGGACGGGTACGTGGTGCAGGAGCGGTAGCTTCACCTGAGGCAGTACCTTGCTGGCCAGCGAGCTGGAAACACCCTTGTCGTGGGCGACCACGTAGAGCAAAAAGACGGTACCGCCGCTGGCCGCCAGGTTGAGGGCGATCCCGGCCAGGATGATGTCCGTCTTCAGCTTGAGGGAGAAGTATCCCAGGATCAGGGCCATGAGGATGCCGGAGGCGATGGCCGCCAGCAGGCCCAGCCAGGCGTTTTGGGTAAGGGCACTGACCACCACGCCCGTGAAAGCGGCGGTGAGCATGATCCCTTCCAGGGCGATGTTGATGACTCCGGCCAGGTCGGACACCACGGCTCCCAGGGCGGCGAACAGTACCGGGGTGGTGACGCGCAGGATGGAGTAGGCAAACCCCGCGGTCAGGATAGACTCAAGCAGCGTCTGCATGCTCTCTTGCCTCCCTCACCACCATCCGGTGCCTGTAAGTGGCCAGGAACGCCTGCGCGGTGATGAGCAGGATCAGGATGGACTGGATCACGGTGACCATTTCGCTGGTCACGTCGGTCATGCGTGCCATGATGTCGGCCCCAGTGCGGAGGTATGCTAAGAAGAGGGCAGCCGCGGGAACCAGGAGCGGGTTGTTCCGGGCCAGGATGGCGACGATGATACCGTCAAAGCCGTAACCCGGCATGGCCTGCCACTGGAAGCGGCGGTAGATGCCCAGCATCTCGCAGGCCCCGGCCAGCCCGGCGACGGCACCGCTGATGGCCTGGGAGTAGATGAGGACGGAGGCTGTGTTGATCCCCGAGTAGTGGGCGAATTGCAGGTTGAGCCCGGTCATCCGCAGGGCATATCCCCAGCGGGTGCGGTAGAGGAAGCAATGTGAGAACACGACGGCGAGTAAGGCCACCAGGATGCCCCAGTGAATGCGGGTGGGTGGTAGGAACTGATGCAGCCAGGAACTGGCTTTGAGCGGCCAGGAAACCATGGCTCCGGCCTGAGAGTCCCGGAAGTGATAGTTGATGATGTATATGCCCAGGCGGTAGAAGATGTAGTTCAGCATGAGGGAGGAAACCAGTTCGCTGGCACCCCACCGGGCTTTGAGGACCCCGGGGATGTAGCCCACCAGCGCGCCGGCGGCTGCGGCAGCCAGGAGGGCGATCAGGGCGTGGATCACGGGGGGCAATTCCAGGGCGATGCCCACCACCGTCGCCGCCACTGCTCCGAAAAAGAGTTGGCCCTCGGCACCGATGTTGAACTGACTGGCCTGGAAGGCGATAGACACGGCCAGTCCGGTAAAGGTCAGGGGAATGGCCATCTCGATGAAATTGCCGAACCGGCGGGCGGACGTGAGGGGCCCGAAAATGAGGGTGCCAAAGGCCTCGGCAGGTTCCCCGGAGACCAGATAGGTCACCAGGAACCCCAGGGCCAGGGCCAGCACTACTGCCGCGGCAGTCCGGATGGCCTCAAAGAGAAACTCCCGCCTCACTTGGACCTGACCTCCTCGCGGTCGTCGGGGTCCGGTGTTTGCCGCTTGACACCGAGCATGTAAAGCCCCAGTTCTTCTTCCGTTACGTTCCTTGAGTCGGGGAACAGGGCCACGATCTCGCCACTGTACATGACGGCCAGGCGGTCGCTCAAGCCCATCACCTCGTTGAGATCGGCCGAGACGAGCAGGACCGCCACCCCTTTGCGGCAGTAGTCCATGAGTTTGCGGTGAATGAATTCGGTTGCCCCCACGTCGATTCCCCGGGTGGGCTGGTTGGCAATGATCACCCTGGGGTTAGAGGAAAGTTCCCGGGCAACGACTACTTTCTGGATATTTCCTCCCGAGAGCATCCTCACCGGGGTCCGGGTCGAGCGGGTCCGGATATCGAACTCCCTGATCAGGGCCCGGGCAGTTTCCGTCACCGCCCTGGGATCCATGAGGAGGCCCCGGTTGTAAGCTGGCGTGAAGAACCGATCGGAGATGAGGTTTTCTTCGATGCTGCCGCGTTCGGCCACCCCGTGGACCATGCGGTCCTCGGGGATGTGGGAGACCCCGCGGGCCCTGATCTCCCGCGGCGTGGCGTCGGTCACATCCACCCCATCCACCAACACCTTTCCCGCCGACGCTCTGCGCAGACCGGTGAGGATTTCGACCAGCTCGCGCTGGCCGTTGCCCTCCACCCCGGCGATACCCAGGATTTCGCCGGAGTACAGCACCAGGTCGATCCCCTTGAGCACTTCCTTGCCCGTCTCCGCCACATACCGCAGTCCCCTTATTTCCAGTACCGGCTCCCCGGGCTGGGTGGGCAGCTTGTCGATGCGCAATGCGACGTCACGGCCTACCATTAGACGCGAGATGTCGGGCTCCGTGGCCGAAGCAGTCTCCAGCACTCCCACCACCCGGCCGCCGCGCATCACGGTGACACGGTCGGAGATGGCCTTGACCTCGCGTAGCTTGTGGGAGATAAAAATGATGGTATGGCCGCGCTCTTTCAGGTTGACGAGGGCCGCGAAGAGTTCTTCTGTTTCCTGGGGGGTGAGCACGGCGGTAGGCTCGTCCAGGACCAGGAGCTCGGCACCCCGCATGAGGGCCTTGAGGATCTCCACCTTCTGTCGCATGCCCACCGGGATGTCCCGCACCCTGGCGGACGGGTCTACCGGGAGGTTGTAGTTCCTGGCCAGCTCGGCGGTCAATTCGACGGCCCGCGCGCTGTCGTAAAAGATGCCCCGCCGCGGCTCCAGGCCCAGGACCATATTGTCGGCGACGGTCAGCGAGGGCACCAGCATGAAGTGCTGGTGCACCATGCCGATACCGTGGGAAATGGCCATGTGCGGCGAGGTGATCTGGACGGGGCGGCCTTTGTACAAGATGGTGCCCCCGTCGGGTCGCTCGAGCCCGAACAGGATCTTCATCAAGGTGGTCTTGCCGGCGCCGTTTTCGCCCACCAGGGCGTGGATCTCGCCGGGCCGCACGGAGAAGTTGACCCCCCGGTTGGCGACCACGCCGTTGGGATACACCTTGGTGATGTTCCTCATTTCCAGCAGGATGTCCATCGAGACCCTCCCGGCGCTCCCGCCTCAGGGGGAGCAGGGGCCGGGCGAGATTTTAATCGCCCGGCCCCGCTGTACCTAGGGCTTGACCGAATTGCGCAGTTCGTCCAGCTTCTTGGTGTCCATGCCGAAGGCGGTGTCGACCACGATTTCGCCCTTGACGATCTTCTGCTTGATCTCGTCCAGCTTCGTCCGGAACTCCTGGGGCACGAGTTCGCGGTAGAACTCGTTGTCAGCCAGGCCCACGGCCTCTTCTTTCAGGCCCAGGTTCTCGGCCTGGCCGAAGGTGAGCTTGCCTTCCTTGTACAGCTTGATGGCACGTAGCAGGGAGTTGTCGACCCGCTTGAGCATAGAGGTGATGATCAGCTTAGCCTTGGCCGGGTCGGAGTCCTTGAACAGCAAGGCCTGGTCGGAATCCACGCCGATGGCGTACCGGTTCATTTCCTTGGCTGCATCCAACTGACCAAGCCCGGTCTGGCCCGCCACGTTGAAGCCGATGTCGGCCCCCATCTGGTACTGGGCCAGCGCCATTTCCTTGCCCTTGGCGGGGTTGGCGAAGTCCCCCACGTAGGAGATGGCCACCTTGATGTCGGGAACCACGCTCCTGGCGCCCTGGATGTAGCCGACCAGGAAGTCGTTGATGACCGGGATGTCCATGCCACCCAGGAAGCCGATGATCTTCTTGTCGTTGGCCAGCGGCATCTTCGACGTGGTCACCATGGCGGCCAGGGCACCGGCGAGGTAAGAGCCCTCGTTTTGCTTGTACAGGATGGAGTACACGTTGCCGAGGTTACCCTTGCTGTAGTCGACCGCCGTGTCGAAGATGACATACCGGTTGTTCGGGTACTTGGGGGCGATCTTTTCCAGGTGCTCGGTCATCTGCCAGGTACCGACGATGATCAGGTCCCACTTCTGTTCGGAGACGTCGGCCAGGGTGGGTTCCCACTTGCTGGGGTCAGTCCCCATCTCGATGATCTTGGCTTCGATGCCCAGTTCCTTCTTGGCGGCTTCGATGCCGGCGGCGGCGGAGTCGAAGAAGGACTTGTCGCCCAGCGTGCCGTTGATGAGGAGCACGACCCGCAGGGGCTTTTCGCCGCCCTGCTGGGAGCCGGTCTCTTTGGGCTCTTCTTTCTTGGCGCACCCGCCCAGAGCCAGGGCTCCCAGCACCAGGGCTGCGACCAGCAGAACGGACACCAGTTTCCTCACGTTCCGGACCTCCTTTTTGGCTGTTTTCTGACCGCTCAATCGGTCAGGGCTTTCAGGAACAATTCGCCCACGCGGCGCCTGTCCACGCCCAGGCACACGGTGGCGTTGGGCGGGCGACCGCTGAGACCGGCGTAGTCGACCGCGGTCAGCCCGCGGGCGATGGTCCCGCAGGTTTCCACCGCCACATGGGCGTGGGCCTTTTCGGTCATGATGCCCGGATCCAGCGCCACGGCGGCTGCGACCAGGTCGCAGAGGACGAGCCCTTTCAGCCCCAGGCGCTCCTGCACTAACCTGGCGAGGACGCGGCTAGCCTGGAAGAAAGTGCGGGCCAGGGGGCGATCCGAGCTCTGCAGGACATCCACCATCTCGGGTCCCAGTACCGCCTTCAGTGTGGTCTCCCAGGGCACCATGGTGATGGGGATCCCGGATGCGAACACGATGGCCGCCGCCTCGGGGTCGGCGTGGACGTTGAACTCGGCCACCGCGGTCGTGTTGCCCCGGGCGTCGCTGGTTCCTCCCATGAGCACGATGTGGTGGACCGCCCGGCAAAAACTGCGGTCCTGGGCGATGGCCAGGGCGAGGTTGGTCAGCGGACCCAGGGCGAGGATACTCAGCTGACTGGGATGGCGCCGTGCGCTTTCCAGGAGGAAGTCCACGGCGTGGCCCTCGGCGGGCCTGCGCGCCGGGTCGGGCAGGAAGGTGTTCCCAAAACCGTCTTCGCCGTGGACGTCGAGTGCGTGGTGGGGCGGCTCCAGCAGTGCCTGCTCGGCACCCCCGTGCACGGGGACGTCCGCGTCTAGCAACTCCACCAGGCGCAGGCTGTTCCT
The genomic region above belongs to Bacillota bacterium and contains:
- a CDS encoding ABC transporter ATP-binding protein translates to MDILLEMRNITKVYPNGVVANRGVNFSVRPGEIHALVGENGAGKTTLMKILFGLERPDGGTILYKGRPVQITSPHMAISHGIGMVHQHFMLVPSLTVADNMVLGLEPRRGIFYDSARAVELTAELARNYNLPVDPSARVRDIPVGMRQKVEILKALMRGAELLVLDEPTAVLTPQETEELFAALVNLKERGHTIIFISHKLREVKAISDRVTVMRGGRVVGVLETASATEPDISRLMVGRDVALRIDKLPTQPGEPVLEIRGLRYVAETGKEVLKGIDLVLYSGEILGIAGVEGNGQRELVEILTGLRRASAGKVLVDGVDVTDATPREIRARGVSHIPEDRMVHGVAERGSIEENLISDRFFTPAYNRGLLMDPRAVTETARALIREFDIRTRSTRTPVRMLSGGNIQKVVVARELSSNPRVIIANQPTRGIDVGATEFIHRKLMDYCRKGVAVLLVSADLNEVMGLSDRLAVMYSGEIVALFPDSRNVTEEELGLYMLGVKRQTPDPDDREEVRSK
- a CDS encoding ABC transporter permease — encoded protein: MQTLLESILTAGFAYSILRVTTPVLFAALGAVVSDLAGVINIALEGIMLTAAFTGVVVSALTQNAWLGLLAAIASGILMALILGYFSLKLKTDIILAGIALNLAASGGTVFLLYVVAHDKGVSSSLASKVLPQVKLPLLHHVPVLGPIFSDQHVLVYASLLSVLLLWYFLYRTPLGLRVRAVGENPHAAESVGLDVRRIQFIALGVSGLLAALGGAHLSMGYVSWFARDMTAGRGFIGLAAAALGGRTPGGAFLASLFFGFVEAFSNYLQSLRVPSEFVQMTPYLATVLGLAIYARQQMVRLARLGRKG
- a CDS encoding nucleoside hydrolase; this encodes MKWIIDTDPGIDDAAAIITAIRSGLDVIGITAVFGNSPLHHTLRNSLRLVELLDADVPVHGGAEQALLEPPHHALDVHGEDGFGNTFLPDPARRPAEGHAVDFLLESARRHPSQLSILALGPLTNLALAIAQDRSFCRAVHHIVLMGGTSDARGNTTAVAEFNVHADPEAAAIVFASGIPITMVPWETTLKAVLGPEMVDVLQSSDRPLARTFFQASRVLARLVQERLGLKGLVLCDLVAAAVALDPGIMTEKAHAHVAVETCGTIARGLTAVDYAGLSGRPPNATVCLGVDRRRVGELFLKALTD
- a CDS encoding BMP family ABC transporter substrate-binding protein, whose protein sequence is MRKLVSVLLVAALVLGALALGGCAKKEEPKETGSQQGGEKPLRVVLLINGTLGDKSFFDSAAAGIEAAKKELGIEAKIIEMGTDPSKWEPTLADVSEQKWDLIIVGTWQMTEHLEKIAPKYPNNRYVIFDTAVDYSKGNLGNVYSILYKQNEGSYLAGALAAMVTTSKMPLANDKKIIGFLGGMDIPVINDFLVGYIQGARSVVPDIKVAISYVGDFANPAKGKEMALAQYQMGADIGFNVAGQTGLGQLDAAKEMNRYAIGVDSDQALLFKDSDPAKAKLIITSMLKRVDNSLLRAIKLYKEGKLTFGQAENLGLKEEAVGLADNEFYRELVPQEFRTKLDEIKQKIVKGEIVVDTAFGMDTKKLDELRNSVKP
- a CDS encoding ABC transporter permease, encoding MRREFLFEAIRTAAAVVLALALGFLVTYLVSGEPAEAFGTLIFGPLTSARRFGNFIEMAIPLTFTGLAVSIAFQASQFNIGAEGQLFFGAVAATVVGIALELPPVIHALIALLAAAAAGALVGYIPGVLKARWGASELVSSLMLNYIFYRLGIYIINYHFRDSQAGAMVSWPLKASSWLHQFLPPTRIHWGILVALLAVVFSHCFLYRTRWGYALRMTGLNLQFAHYSGINTASVLIYSQAISGAVAGLAGACEMLGIYRRFQWQAMPGYGFDGIIVAILARNNPLLVPAAALFLAYLRTGADIMARMTDVTSEMVTVIQSILILLITAQAFLATYRHRMVVREAREHADAA